Part of the Vigna angularis cultivar LongXiaoDou No.4 chromosome 1, ASM1680809v1, whole genome shotgun sequence genome, taaggcttagatacaatttgtattttgatatatgaatcgaaataaacaattttgagatataaaaagcatttaTCCTTAGGTATTGATTGAGAAAGACAACAAGCTCTGCCACATTTTTATCAGTTAACAATTTAACAACGTTATGCTATGCCAGCTAAAGTGGCCCTCACAACACGGACACTGTCACTAAAGCTATGTGTAGTAGTAGCTCTGCTTTATCatactttttatctttcttttcgtttAGCCATTGATAATCCTCAGgtttaattataattctttGCATGCTTAATGTTTACGCTTCAAAAGCTGATTACATACTTCTAACTCAGCACCGTTATACAGTGCTAGCACCCTATTTGTTTAAGGTGAGGGAGACAGAACATTATCATTAACCCACACACTCTCAGATCATTGTGTTTACTGTTTCAGCTACATATTACACATCAAAATTCCTCACTTGTCTCAAATCCTAACTATAAAATGACTTGTGCTGTTCCACTATTTTCATCATTCACAACTATTTACAAACACTGCCCAACTAGTAGTTATTCATCAAGTGATGGATGGTACAAAAATGGAGAGCTGCAGAACTGCTATAGTTCTTCCTTTCTGCATTATTGCTATGTTAGTTTTTGGTCACTGTTGTGTGGCTGAGAATGTGGTAGAAGATGTTGCTGCAATTCCACCCGCACCGATGGAAAGTGCAGGAGTGCATCTTTGTGCGCAAGCTGTTTTCGTAGCCTTTGCTTTTGTGGTTGCCAGGTTTACCTGAGAAGAGTAATATGATGTTCAGTTGCTGAGCTGAGAGAATATACAATTACAtcatttaattctttattttctgtgAGTTGATGTTTGTTTCTGGAATTCATCAATGTAATGTAATCTAATGCTCAGAGAAATTGTTGTTTTCGCAACAGTTATCAACCATCTATGTAATGTTTCCTGTACTTGGATTTTCCGGAGAGTATTTTCTGCTAACTTGATTGTTTGTAACGGAGGCTTCATCCGAAATGTTAAGGACTCATGAATATTTGACTTATAATCTCTgattttattaaactttatgAAAACTTATCAAAATAAGCTCTTTCGAACGAACTTATTTCAATAAGCTTTCAGTTAAGCTTATTAGTAACTGTGACTCGTGTTTTGTAAGAGCTTATTAAGTGCATGCTCCAAActtgtattaattaaattaagtattatGTTCTATAGTGCTCACGGTGCATTATCAACTCACCGTTAATGGGGGAGAGTGGGAGATGAACAAATAAAAGATGCACtgaaatatttacaatattactCTAGCATACCAATTGAATGAAGTAACACAAATGGAACACAGTTAAGATACACATTGGCCACCACAAAGTAAAATAACAGAGAAACAAATTCATTAATCTGCAAGCAAATCATAAAGTCGGGAATCATCGCTGCCTTATGGAACCAAAAAGGTCATGGTATGAACGCTTAGCAGCATCTGGGCGAGACACAATTTCCACGACTTTGTAAGATGCCTCAGGATAAGCCAATGCCTCCACAGCTACTTCCGCAACTTGATCTCTGGATATGGAACCTTCATAAAGGGTGTCCTGGTACACAtggattttaaataattcagcATCGCTCCAGAAAATATGAACTTAAGATTCTATTGAGGAAATGTAACAGAAAGTCAGAAATGTAGCAGCAACCTCTGGCTCCATAACAACATTTCCAGTTGGAGGATCATTTCTCAACCCGCCCGGTCTTATAATTGTGTAGTTTATGCCAGATTTCCTGATATAATTCTCTGCCTGTAGTTTTGCTACTAAGGTGAGTCCAAAAACATTAAGAAAGATGTAAGCCGGATTGAGTAGCTGTCCCATAGATGCTCCATTAACTAAGATGGAACTGATAAGAATGAATCTCTTGACATTACGTTTCCTGCATGCTTCAACAAGGTTTACAGTACCAAAATTGTCAACCTGCAcgaataaaaatttattatgacaCTGAATGATACCAAGAGACTGAATAATCCACTCACCCTGCAATAATGTTTTGCATTATTAGTGATTTTCTTCATAATGTAATTAGTTTCCGATGTCTTCTTTGGAAAACGAATAACATTTCAAATTAGGGATATAACCATGCTATCCCTTCCCAGGTGAAAGTCTTAAAAATTCCACAAATGAAAGCACATGGCAACacagaagtttgaaaatttaagcaGATGAAAAAGATTCTAATAGCTCTCCATCAACATCATCCATTCCTACTAACATCCTTAATGAGGTCAGTTACTAAACAAGAGTTACAACATGAACCAAAGGGCAGAATAAAGACATGGAAGAAACAAAGATCCAGGTTAGATTACTTCCAAAGTTTCATATCCAAAAGGCAGGGGAATTAACTGCTTAAAGTTTTAAGTAAAAGATGACACACTCTACAAAAACATACACAAACTGTCCTACTTTCAAAAGCATTTAAATGACTTCTACCATGGTAGATTCTGGATCACTGAATATGTTGAGCACAACAGTCAACCTGAATTACTGCAACCTATATTTCTTCTAACCAAACTAAGGACTGATATGAAAAAGTGAGTCGTACTAACTAAACAAAAAGGTTATAATTGTACATGTAAACATCTAGTATACTACAATACATCAAAAAAAATTTGACAAACCTTCCACGGAGCAAGCAAATCCCAGCCCGGCCGAAAGCCCGTGGCACATACCACTGCTTCTGAATCATCACCAATGGCTTCAGCTAGCTTATCAGACCCCTCTGTGACATCAGCTTTTATCTGCATCACATACACATACTCACATACACTTAAAAGGAAATGCCATTCTAATAAAATCTTTCTGATTGgtcaaaatttattgaaaactaCAAAATCAAGAAAGTTGGTAGTTAAATAAATTGTGAGAtccatcaaatttttttatttccaataAATTTCAACCAATCAAAACGTGTGACTAGAATAGAGTGTTCCTAGCATTTCTCTACACCAAAAAAGTGGGACTAGATTGGCTTAATGTAGCAATAAGATAGAGGAAAAGCTTACAATTTGAAGAGATGGGTTGGCAGAGGAAAGGGTGGACTTGGCCTTGTCCAAATCCCTAACCCCAGCCTTAACAGAAAAACCCTTTGCCAATAACTGCTCAACGATTCTTTTCCCAGTGCTACCAGTGGCTCCAGCAACAAAAATTTTCCTCTTCGCTCTCGAATCCTCCCCCACTTCCTCACTAATCTCACTTCCTTCCATCTAACACGCAATCCAACAAGAAGTAAGCAAAAGGGTGTCCTGATACAACAACACACGCTACGCTTGCGACATGCACATGATGCTGAAAAAAACAATACAATATGTTGTCAAATGTGATGTGTTGCTACCTTTGCGAAACTGAGGAGGCGTAAGGAAGAAGGTGTTGTGAACTGCTTGTTGAATTGGTAATGGTGAGTAAGGAAAATGGGATTTCTTACAATTGTGAGAGTCGAAGCCATTGGCATGATTCTAACACTGTAAAAAACACAGATTTCTTCTAATTTCCACACTGCCAAACGAGACGCTATAACCTCGCCACGTGCTCCAACCGTGGGATACATACCTTAGCTTTTGTTTCACGTTATTACTAAagttttaacaataataataataataataataatagtaataataataataataaataataataataataataggcAAACAAGTAAAAATCTCAATCAAGGTCCTCTTAAAAGTATTTAACCTAACATATCTCACACCCTTGCCTGCTTATCAAACACTCgtaacagaaaaagaaaaaaaaataacaatcaatttTTCTAGAGTTTATCCTATGAGACCTTATCATGGTTCAATACCATGGTGTTCACTAAATCAATTTTCTCATAACTTATCTTATTGAAAGCTTGATATTCAAATAATGTTCAAAAAATTAGGCTTATGATTCCATTTTGGTAGGAATGTATGAAGTTGAtttccatttttaaaaaaagtttaattatatttaacttaaaaagaaaCGTTTTAATTAGAATTCTTTTAAGAACATTATTGACGTATTAATGGTATATCAATATCACGTGttaatttttgtagtttttttttattgtttttgtaaaaaagTTTGTTATCATGTATCATATTtgtagagtgacatgtggcattATCGGTTTCTACTTCTCTCATATGACATAATACAATCACgcgtaaaatattattatattaatttcaatttaatctgtatatatatttttttaattcaatttaatttcaatttcttttttaaaatagaataatattgTACCTCTTTAAACtgagataaaatttattatttatataaatattatacgaATGTTTTTACTAAAGatgattttttaacattttagattattaaatattattaacccatattttattaatttatgacTTTAActactaaattttaatataaatattaataaaatatttatacaaataataaatttgattccAGATGaccaaatttattatatgtatacatggtattaattaatttatttttataaaaaaatatgaattaataatatataataatgtaatatgttaaaatataatttttaataaaaacatcaatataatattatacaaataataagtTTTGACTCAATGTGAAGAGAAACccattttgataaaaattggAGATAAGTTGAATAAAGATAAATtggagatatatatatatatatatatatatatatatatgtatgtatgtatatatatatatatatatatatatata contains:
- the LOC108319377 gene encoding uncharacterized protein At2g34460, chloroplastic isoform X1 encodes the protein MPMASTLTIVRNPIFLTHHYQFNKQFTTPSSLRLLSFAKMEGSEISEEVGEDSRAKRKIFVAGATGSTGKRIVEQLLAKGFSVKAGVRDLDKAKSTLSSANPSLQIIKADVTEGSDKLAEAIGDDSEAVVCATGFRPGWDLLAPWKVDNFGTVNLVEACRKRNVKRFILISSILVNGASMGQLLNPAYIFLNVFGLTLVAKLQAENYIRKSGINYTIIRPGGLRNDPPTGNVVMEPEDTLYEGSISRDQVAEVAVEALAYPEASYKVVEIVSRPDAAKRSYHDLFGSIRQR
- the LOC108319377 gene encoding uncharacterized protein At2g34460, chloroplastic isoform X2, which encodes MEGSEISEEVGEDSRAKRKIFVAGATGSTGKRIVEQLLAKGFSVKAGVRDLDKAKSTLSSANPSLQIIKADVTEGSDKLAEAIGDDSEAVVCATGFRPGWDLLAPWKVDNFGTVNLVEACRKRNVKRFILISSILVNGASMGQLLNPAYIFLNVFGLTLVAKLQAENYIRKSGINYTIIRPGGLRNDPPTGNVVMEPEDTLYEGSISRDQVAEVAVEALAYPEASYKVVEIVSRPDAAKRSYHDLFGSIRQR